A segment of the Marinomonas posidonica IVIA-Po-181 genome:
TTAGAGTAAGGGCACACTTTGTGAGCCGTTTCGACTAATTGCTCAGCAAGATCTTTTTCGATACCAGGAAGGTTTACTTCCATATCAGCGCTGATCATAAAGCCTTCGCCTTTAGTGTTTGGGCCAATGCCTATGGTCGCTGTAACCGTGAGTTCTGCTGGTAATTTCACTTTTTGCTGAGACGCAACCAGTTTCAATGCACCGATAAAGCAGGCTGAGTAACCAGCGGCAAACAATTGCTCTGGGTTAGTGCCTTCACCACCAGCACCACCTAACTCTTTTGGCGTGCTTAGGGCAACATCAAGACGGTTATCAGAAGCAATAGAACGGCCGTCACGACCACCAGTACTGGTGGCTGTTGCTTTGTATAATGCTTGCATAATAGAACTCCTAAATAATGAATAAAATAGTTATCGCGATAACAATAGAATTAAAATAAAAGCTCATTGATTTGAGCTAATGAAACTATGTTATCGCGATAATTATAATTGCGCAACCATTATTCGATTAATCTTGCTTTTAATCGGTTTAACTGCTCCCGTAAGGCAATCACTTCTTGCATCTCAATGCCGCAAACTTCTGCCACACAACGATTCACCTCTAAGCCATGTTTTCGTAAAGCACGGCCTTTTTCTGTCAA
Coding sequences within it:
- a CDS encoding organic hydroperoxide resistance protein produces the protein MQALYKATATSTGGRDGRSIASDNRLDVALSTPKELGGAGGEGTNPEQLFAAGYSACFIGALKLVASQQKVKLPAELTVTATIGIGPNTKGEGFMISADMEVNLPGIEKDLAEQLVETAHKVCPYSNATRGNIDVNFDIK